One Acetobacterium sp. KB-1 DNA segment encodes these proteins:
- a CDS encoding NFACT family protein, producing the protein MAYDGVTLYHLIEEFKPLLIGGRIRKIYQPELDEIRLLVNHGNQKHHLLLSANTGNPRAYLTEKMKENPSAPPSFCMVLRKYILNGTIVAITQHETDRVMELSISSKNDFNETVVRKLLVEIMGRNSNIILVDESMKILDSMKKVGSTSSRYRQILPGRDYVYPPENNRHGFTGIDEKHFYELLTNHRNLSVEKFFIQAFLGISPNIAKEIAFRSGVDPHSNGSDLTKKQTQFLYAGFAQVVNEIEQHAVPVILYLGRKMVDFSTVDLHYLRADHRSETYPSISKMLEAYYFKRDKALRFKTRAANLSQQLDLLVKKNIKKLANLQQDVEASHKSEKFKLYGDLITANIYAIQKGQEIATLINYYDPDCQTLDIPLKVNRTPAQNAQHYYKKYNKSKIALKHLVGYILETEEKVYYLESLVNSLNQSTELAELDEIRHEFLHSEFNKKALSKEDKKKQVPSKPLHYISSEGFHIFVGKNNYQNDFISTKMGKNEDCWLHVKDAPGSHVLIVAGGRFITEKTLLEAGNLAAWYSKSKGSSNVAVDYLEFRYLKKPSKAKPGMVIFTHQNTMYVTPTQEAIESMDVFVDSV; encoded by the coding sequence ATGGCTTATGATGGCGTAACCCTGTATCACTTAATCGAAGAATTTAAACCCCTCTTAATTGGAGGTCGAATACGAAAAATTTATCAACCGGAGCTCGATGAAATCCGGCTTTTAGTTAACCATGGAAATCAAAAACACCATCTCTTACTTTCTGCCAACACCGGCAATCCCCGCGCCTATTTGACAGAAAAAATGAAAGAAAACCCCAGTGCGCCGCCAAGTTTTTGCATGGTATTGAGGAAATATATTCTCAATGGTACTATTGTTGCGATTACCCAGCATGAAACTGATCGCGTCATGGAATTATCTATTTCATCCAAAAATGATTTCAATGAAACGGTTGTCCGAAAATTACTGGTTGAAATAATGGGTCGAAACAGCAATATTATCCTGGTTGATGAATCCATGAAAATTCTCGATTCGATGAAAAAAGTAGGTTCGACTTCCAGTCGTTACCGTCAAATTCTGCCGGGACGAGATTACGTTTATCCTCCGGAGAATAATCGCCATGGATTTACTGGAATTGACGAGAAACATTTTTATGAACTCTTAACCAATCATCGCAACTTGTCAGTAGAAAAATTTTTTATTCAGGCGTTTCTCGGTATCAGTCCCAACATCGCTAAAGAGATTGCCTTCCGCAGCGGTGTCGACCCCCATTCTAATGGATCCGATCTCACCAAAAAGCAAACGCAATTTTTATATGCAGGATTTGCTCAGGTTGTTAACGAAATAGAACAACACGCTGTCCCTGTGATTCTCTATCTGGGGCGGAAAATGGTCGATTTTTCGACCGTTGACCTCCACTATTTACGGGCCGATCATCGCAGTGAGACATATCCGTCTATTTCAAAAATGCTTGAAGCCTATTACTTTAAACGGGATAAAGCGCTACGCTTCAAAACTCGGGCGGCCAATCTTAGTCAGCAGCTTGATCTTCTGGTCAAAAAAAATATTAAAAAGCTGGCCAACCTCCAACAGGATGTGGAGGCCTCCCACAAAAGCGAAAAATTTAAACTTTACGGCGATTTAATCACCGCCAATATTTATGCCATCCAAAAAGGTCAGGAAATTGCGACTCTGATTAACTACTACGATCCCGACTGTCAAACCCTCGATATCCCGTTAAAAGTCAATCGTACCCCGGCTCAAAACGCCCAACACTACTATAAAAAGTACAACAAAAGCAAAATTGCACTAAAACATCTCGTTGGTTATATTTTAGAAACTGAAGAAAAAGTCTATTATTTGGAGAGCTTGGTCAACAGTTTAAACCAGTCCACTGAGTTAGCCGAACTGGATGAGATCCGCCATGAATTTCTCCATTCTGAATTTAACAAAAAGGCGCTTTCGAAAGAAGATAAGAAAAAACAGGTTCCTTCAAAACCCTTGCATTATATTTCATCCGAAGGCTTCCATATTTTTGTTGGTAAAAACAATTACCAGAATGATTTCATATCCACTAAAATGGGCAAAAACGAAGACTGTTGGCTTCATGTCAAAGATGCTCCTGGTTCCCATGTACTGATTGTGGCTGGTGGACGCTTCATCACTGAAAAGACACTACTGGAAGCTGGCAATTTGGCGGCATGGTATAGCAAGTCAAAAGGTTCAAGCAATGTCGCCGTTGATTACCTTGAGTTTAGGTACCTCAAAAAACCCAGTAAAGCCAAACCGGGCATGGTTATCTTTACCCATCAAAACACCATGTATGTAACTCCAACTCAGGAAGCTATTGAATCAATGGACGTTTTTGTCGATTCGGTTTAG
- a CDS encoding YicC/YloC family endoribonuclease — translation MKSMTGFGRKDYRDEEFDCSIEIKTINHRFRDFFVKIPKTLNPIEEKIRNTVSQSIARGRIEIFIKYSEFGIKNRRIVFNRDLAKNYISVLNEIRRLDSMIGDDLSLSLISKFPDVIIIEEDIDDYESIWLKIQPILIKALEEVDASREREGSALKADVVSRCDDRQVKHRRRINPSAKPFGSVGRYGRRN, via the coding sequence ATGAAAAGTATGACAGGCTTCGGGCGAAAAGATTATCGTGATGAGGAATTTGATTGTTCAATAGAAATAAAAACAATTAATCATCGATTCAGAGATTTTTTTGTTAAAATTCCCAAAACCCTTAATCCAATCGAAGAAAAAATCCGAAATACAGTTTCGCAAAGTATTGCCAGAGGACGAATCGAGATATTTATAAAATATTCGGAATTCGGGATCAAGAATCGTCGAATTGTCTTTAATCGTGATCTTGCTAAAAATTACATTTCAGTATTAAATGAAATTCGTCGACTTGATTCAATGATAGGGGATGACCTGAGTTTATCCTTAATTTCTAAATTTCCAGATGTCATTATAATTGAAGAAGATATCGATGACTATGAGAGCATCTGGCTAAAAATTCAGCCGATTTTAATAAAGGCCCTTGAAGAAGTTGATGCCAGTCGTGAACGTGAAGGAAGTGCCTTAAAAGCTGATGTTGTCAGTCGCTGTGATGACCGACAAGTTAAACATCGACGAAGAATTAACCCGTCTGCAAAGCCATTTGGATCGGTTGGAAGGTATGGTCGAAGAAACTGA
- a CDS encoding DUF1732 domain-containing protein produces the protein MTDKLNIDEELTRLQSHLDRLEGMVEETEPVGRKLDFLIQEVNREINTIGSKASDLAIANSVVDVKSEIEKIREQIQNIE, from the coding sequence ATGACCGACAAGTTAAACATCGACGAAGAATTAACCCGTCTGCAAAGCCATTTGGATCGGTTGGAAGGTATGGTCGAAGAAACTGAACCGGTTGGCAGAAAATTGGATTTTCTGATCCAGGAGGTAAACCGTGAGATCAATACCATTGGATCAAAAGCCAGCGATTTAGCGATTGCTAATAGTGTTGTTGATGTTAAAAGTGAGATCGAAAAAATTAGAGAACAAATACAAAATATTGAGTAG
- the gmk gene encoding guanylate kinase has protein sequence MSDCPVVNQELKKEHLTESFFEREKGILIVISGPSCAGKGSVCKIICRKNPDLRLSISETTRQPRNSEKHGRDYFYISKAAFEERIKQGQYLEYATVYENYYGTPKDYVEDLLESGFDVILEIDIQGAAKVRTNYKEGIYIFIVPPSMQELKRRIEERGTESKEQMDMRLNCAYEEMKNADDYSYIVINDDLGDAAQRVQSIITAEKCRTERLKNKIEDILGR, from the coding sequence ATGAGTGATTGTCCAGTAGTAAACCAGGAATTAAAAAAAGAACATTTAACAGAATCTTTTTTCGAACGAGAAAAGGGTATTCTCATTGTAATATCAGGACCCTCCTGCGCCGGTAAGGGTAGTGTATGTAAAATTATTTGTCGAAAGAACCCAGATCTCAGGCTGTCAATTTCTGAAACCACGAGACAGCCAAGAAACAGTGAGAAGCATGGGCGAGATTATTTTTATATTTCTAAGGCCGCTTTTGAAGAAAGAATTAAGCAAGGACAGTATCTGGAATACGCAACAGTTTATGAAAACTACTATGGAACACCTAAAGATTATGTGGAAGATCTATTGGAATCTGGATTTGATGTCATTCTGGAAATTGATATCCAAGGCGCAGCTAAGGTTCGAACCAACTATAAAGAAGGTATTTACATTTTTATTGTTCCGCCATCGATGCAGGAATTGAAACGGCGAATTGAAGAGCGGGGAACGGAAAGTAAAGAACAAATGGATATGCGTTTAAATTGCGCCTATGAAGAAATGAAGAATGCCGATGATTACAGTTATATCGTCATCAACGATGATCTGGGCGATGCGGCACAACGGGTACAAAGTATCATAACGGCTGAAAAATGCCGAACTGAGAGACTAAAAAATAAAATTGAAGATATACTTGGGAGGTAA
- the rpoZ gene encoding DNA-directed RNA polymerase subunit omega, with protein MRYPALNDLIKLADNKYSLVLATAKRAREIVEGDEPLVKIKIDNPVTIATNEISEEMIHCVHKVHEPDEDLSSLKAADNQDTALLAE; from the coding sequence ATGCGATATCCTGCATTAAATGACTTAATTAAATTAGCGGACAATAAATATTCATTAGTATTGGCAACAGCTAAACGGGCGAGAGAAATAGTAGAAGGTGATGAGCCATTGGTGAAAATAAAAATCGATAATCCGGTTACAATCGCAACCAATGAGATTTCGGAAGAAATGATCCATTGTGTACATAAAGTTCATGAACCGGATGAGGATTTGAGTTCTTTAAAGGCCGCTGATAATCAGGACACAGCATTATTAGCAGAATAG
- the priA gene encoding primosomal protein N': MKIAEVFLNQTNKRIDHPYDYRIPQQLESVIEAGIRVVVQFGIGNRRVEGFIISIKETTNFTGRIKEITEIIDSQPILNKEQIELCLWMKTTYCSLFYEALSYFTMSIQVKDETYYYKNLGSFDLNLKENWFLEHYYPKDQKTLRQKKVKPEDRVILVELVERKILAAKKRWRILSDPTAAETVGEISYHLTDLGREAIDSNKRMGKKQLELLKSLQNNDMMAADLKMLSAQFKKSLNPLILKNYVIEYEASPHQNAHNSSRFEKQRRSVVLTAHEQLNYKRYLELTKAKSGVFFHVFDGTSKYRLFFKAIEDQLKSGKSAVVIFPEVNMTFSRMEMFYKYFGDLVGVFHGQLTPKERTDLYRRVRDGELKVVIGVRTALFLPYQNLGLIIIDDDHDPSHISISTPRFHIADIAKKVSALMGATYLIADDTPRVATWYQIEKNEIAKIQIGVEQKLRQAIEIVDMQKEMHQGNMGILSRTLVKYLTTSLLHKRMGVLFINNKGYANSVLCRNCGHVEKCPQCGVALKYFNQDHSLHCHYCGYKKAVPIKCPKCNSEKIRHMGFGLDQLEEYLSKVLPDARIGIVQGAMNRTEIKKMNRAISDGEIDILIGTQVIIKHFNFTNVGVAAAVLIDRDLNQGNYQASETVYQTYSRFFVKAMDGTTKGLIQTHEPENETIYSIKNENFQEFYRGEIRYRQLMKYPPIVNMVSFSVFQKNEKEAENDAFSLYVAIKNELKMFGDGHTVYKPVRVGATKGGNITYQIVLKTLKAEVFQNLMPKIIKLGIIEALKSKVSVHIDL, encoded by the coding sequence GTGAAAATTGCCGAAGTTTTTTTAAACCAGACCAACAAACGTATCGATCATCCCTATGACTATCGTATTCCTCAACAGCTAGAATCAGTCATTGAAGCAGGAATACGTGTTGTTGTACAGTTCGGGATCGGAAATCGGCGGGTTGAAGGGTTTATTATATCAATTAAAGAAACAACTAATTTTACCGGTAGAATCAAAGAAATTACGGAAATTATTGATAGTCAACCAATTTTAAATAAAGAACAAATAGAATTGTGTCTTTGGATGAAGACCACCTATTGTTCTTTATTTTATGAAGCCCTTTCTTATTTTACGATGTCAATACAAGTTAAAGATGAGACCTATTATTACAAAAACCTGGGCAGTTTTGACCTGAATTTGAAAGAAAATTGGTTTTTGGAGCATTATTATCCAAAAGATCAAAAGACCCTTCGACAAAAAAAAGTAAAACCGGAAGACCGAGTTATTTTGGTTGAGTTGGTTGAGAGAAAAATACTCGCTGCAAAAAAAAGATGGAGAATTCTGAGTGATCCCACTGCCGCAGAAACTGTGGGAGAAATAAGCTATCACCTAACTGATCTTGGACGCGAAGCCATTGACAGCAATAAAAGGATGGGCAAAAAGCAACTTGAACTACTAAAAAGTCTGCAAAATAATGATATGATGGCAGCAGATCTAAAAATGCTATCGGCACAATTTAAAAAAAGCCTAAACCCATTGATCTTAAAAAATTATGTGATTGAATATGAGGCTTCACCTCATCAAAACGCACACAATTCATCTCGATTTGAAAAGCAAAGACGATCAGTTGTTTTAACAGCTCATGAGCAGCTTAATTACAAGCGGTACCTGGAACTGACGAAAGCGAAATCAGGTGTTTTTTTTCATGTGTTTGATGGGACCAGCAAATATCGACTGTTTTTCAAAGCAATTGAAGACCAGCTAAAATCCGGGAAGTCGGCTGTCGTTATCTTTCCGGAAGTCAATATGACGTTTTCGCGAATGGAAATGTTTTACAAGTACTTTGGTGACCTAGTAGGGGTTTTTCATGGGCAGCTCACCCCAAAAGAACGCACAGATCTGTATCGGCGAGTACGCGATGGGGAACTTAAAGTGGTCATTGGTGTGCGAACGGCCCTGTTCTTACCATACCAAAATCTGGGTCTGATCATTATTGATGATGACCACGACCCGTCACATATCAGTATCTCAACACCGCGGTTTCATATCGCCGATATTGCTAAAAAAGTGAGTGCGTTAATGGGTGCAACTTATCTTATCGCGGATGATACGCCACGGGTGGCGACTTGGTACCAAATCGAAAAAAATGAGATCGCCAAGATCCAAATTGGTGTCGAACAGAAGCTTCGACAGGCCATTGAAATTGTTGATATGCAAAAGGAAATGCACCAGGGAAACATGGGTATTTTAAGCCGAACCCTGGTTAAATATTTGACAACCAGCTTATTACATAAACGCATGGGTGTTTTATTTATTAATAATAAGGGTTATGCCAACAGTGTTTTATGCCGTAACTGTGGCCATGTTGAGAAATGCCCCCAATGTGGCGTCGCTTTAAAATACTTCAATCAGGATCATTCATTGCATTGTCATTACTGCGGCTACAAAAAAGCGGTTCCAATAAAGTGTCCGAAATGTAACAGCGAAAAAATTAGACACATGGGTTTTGGGCTCGATCAGTTAGAAGAGTATCTTAGTAAAGTTTTACCAGACGCGCGAATTGGAATTGTCCAGGGGGCGATGAATCGTACTGAAATAAAAAAAATGAATCGGGCGATCAGCGACGGTGAGATCGATATATTAATTGGAACCCAGGTTATCATCAAACACTTTAATTTTACCAATGTTGGTGTTGCTGCCGCTGTTTTGATTGATCGCGATCTTAATCAGGGGAACTATCAGGCGTCAGAAACAGTCTATCAGACATACAGTCGTTTTTTTGTAAAAGCCATGGATGGTACAACAAAGGGACTGATTCAAACCCATGAGCCTGAAAATGAAACAATTTATTCCATCAAGAATGAAAACTTCCAGGAGTTTTACCGGGGTGAAATACGCTATCGTCAACTGATGAAATACCCGCCAATTGTTAACATGGTTAGTTTTAGTGTTTTTCAAAAGAATGAAAAAGAAGCGGAAAACGATGCGTTTTCGTTGTACGTTGCCATAAAAAATGAATTAAAAATGTTTGGCGATGGGCATACAGTTTACAAGCCGGTGCGAGTCGGAGCAACTAAAGGTGGAAACATTACCTATCAAATTGTGCTCAAGACATTAAAGGCAGAGGTTTTTCAAAATTTAATGCCAAAAATCATTAAGCTTGGTATAATAGAAGCGTTAAAATCGAAGGTATCTGTTCATATAGATTTATAA
- the def gene encoding peptide deformylase gives MAIRQIRIDEDPILRKKSRVIEAIDEKIKILNDDMVETMGEADGVGLAAPQVGILKRLFVIDVGDGPMTFINPTIISTEGEEEDEEACLSLPGQSGIVKRPQSLVVEATDLEGTVFQLFCSDLLARAVCHELDHLDGILFIDRVEK, from the coding sequence ATGGCAATTCGACAAATCAGAATTGATGAGGACCCAATTCTTAGAAAAAAGTCCCGGGTTATCGAAGCAATCGATGAAAAAATAAAAATATTAAATGACGATATGGTGGAAACCATGGGAGAAGCCGATGGGGTTGGTTTGGCTGCCCCCCAAGTCGGTATTTTAAAACGGCTGTTTGTTATCGATGTAGGGGATGGACCCATGACCTTTATTAATCCGACTATCATTTCTACTGAAGGTGAAGAAGAAGATGAAGAAGCTTGCCTCAGTCTTCCGGGACAGTCGGGGATAGTCAAACGACCACAATCATTAGTTGTTGAAGCAACCGATCTGGAAGGCACTGTTTTTCAACTTTTCTGTTCAGATCTGCTGGCAAGAGCAGTTTGCCACGAACTTGATCACCTCGATGGAATTTTATTTATTGATCGAGTTGAAAAATGA
- the fmt gene encoding methionyl-tRNA formyltransferase, which translates to MKNIKVIFMGTTDFGVPALESLIAARYEVVAAICQPDRPNKRGKKIEMLPLKTKALELGIPVLQPENIKEPQFIDQLKRFAADIFIVAAYGQILSKEILAIPVYGALNIHGSLLPEYRGAAPIQWAIIDGRAKTGVTIMQMAEGMDTGDMLAKAECPITETTTFFSLYRDLSVLGAALLIETVKNLIEGSLTPEPQNDALATYAQKILKDTGHINWTKSSREILFLINGTDPVPGAHAVYRDQKIKCFLPEIIAWEGLEKPGTIVIASDRSGLAVKTRDGALKIGSVQAPGKKRMETTVFLRGKKMETGTVLN; encoded by the coding sequence ATGAAAAATATTAAGGTGATATTTATGGGAACAACCGATTTCGGTGTTCCTGCGCTGGAAAGTTTGATAGCCGCCAGATATGAGGTCGTCGCAGCAATTTGTCAGCCGGATCGACCCAACAAAAGAGGTAAAAAAATTGAAATGCTTCCGTTAAAAACCAAAGCATTAGAGCTGGGAATCCCGGTTTTACAACCTGAAAACATTAAGGAACCTCAATTCATTGACCAATTAAAGCGTTTTGCCGCGGATATTTTTATCGTTGCGGCCTATGGACAGATCCTATCTAAAGAAATCTTAGCGATACCAGTCTATGGCGCCTTAAATATCCACGGCTCGTTATTGCCGGAATATCGGGGCGCCGCACCAATTCAATGGGCGATCATCGACGGAAGAGCAAAAACAGGTGTTACCATTATGCAAATGGCCGAAGGTATGGATACCGGAGATATGCTGGCAAAGGCGGAATGTCCAATTACGGAGACCACAACTTTTTTTAGCCTCTATCGTGATCTATCAGTTTTAGGCGCAGCTTTACTTATTGAAACGGTAAAAAATCTGATTGAAGGATCGCTGACGCCGGAGCCCCAAAATGATGCCTTGGCCACCTATGCCCAGAAAATACTTAAAGATACCGGTCATATCAATTGGACAAAAAGCAGTCGAGAGATACTATTTTTGATTAACGGTACGGATCCTGTGCCAGGGGCACATGCGGTTTATCGGGATCAAAAAATAAAATGCTTTCTTCCTGAGATTATCGCCTGGGAAGGGCTAGAAAAACCGGGAACCATTGTTATCGCCAGTGATCGCAGCGGACTAGCGGTGAAAACCCGGGATGGCGCTTTAAAGATTGGTTCCGTGCAAGCACCAGGTAAAAAGCGGATGGAAACCACTGTTTTTTTACGCGGGAAAAAAATGGAGACTGGAACAGTTTTAAACTAG
- a CDS encoding zinc metallopeptidase — translation MFFLEYYWTMLILVPGIIFAAYAQHQVSSAYKTYSRVPTKNGMTGADAARLLLNANGLNSINIENVAGNLTDHYDPRHKIMRLSSGVGQQASVAAVGIAAHETGHAIQDKEGYWPLRFRGFIVPITGFASNLAWPLFFIGLLFGQTSGWGVTFMNLGIILFSFSLFFTIVTLPVEFNASKRAITALVDNNLLQPGEEVGVKKVLRAAALTYVAAALMALLTLIRLLVLRGSRD, via the coding sequence ATGTTTTTTTTAGAGTATTATTGGACGATGCTGATACTTGTTCCGGGAATCATTTTTGCGGCCTATGCTCAGCACCAGGTAAGCAGCGCTTACAAAACCTATAGCAGGGTGCCAACTAAAAATGGGATGACTGGGGCAGACGCAGCCCGTCTACTGTTAAACGCTAATGGATTAAATAGCATCAATATTGAAAACGTGGCAGGAAATTTAACCGATCACTACGACCCAAGGCATAAAATCATGCGCTTGTCTTCCGGAGTAGGACAACAGGCAAGCGTCGCAGCAGTCGGGATTGCCGCTCACGAAACGGGTCATGCAATTCAAGACAAGGAAGGCTATTGGCCGTTGCGGTTTAGAGGTTTTATTGTGCCCATCACTGGTTTTGCCTCAAATTTAGCCTGGCCACTTTTTTTTATCGGGCTTTTATTTGGACAAACCTCTGGTTGGGGAGTGACGTTTATGAATCTGGGAATCATTCTCTTTTCATTTAGTCTCTTTTTCACAATCGTTACCTTACCGGTGGAATTTAATGCCAGCAAGCGTGCCATTACTGCACTCGTTGACAATAATCTCTTGCAGCCGGGAGAAGAAGTTGGTGTTAAAAAGGTTTTAAGAGCAGCGGCGCTCACTTATGTTGCGGCTGCGCTAATGGCTTTGTTAACATTGATTCGGTTACTCGTATTAAGAGGTTCAAGAGATTGA
- the rsmB gene encoding 16S rRNA (cytosine(967)-C(5))-methyltransferase RsmB produces the protein MKNIRKIALETLLKIDYDGAYSNLEIKRTLQCLVIKDEDRRLYLNIVYGCLQNQIYLDYLIKQQSSRPVNKLHKEVSEILRIAIYQLYFLDKIPNYAIVNESVNLAAELQPQAKGFINGVLRNIMRKIESDGKEFKFENWGNEKEALSIRYSVPLWIVHKYYEVFGVEKAEAIIPLLNEKPPFTVRCNTLKTSQDQLIKDFQGAGVDVIPGTLSPNAIHLTNLGIFESNIENFHLYRDGHFLIQDQAAMLTVERLNPKPGDRVLDMCAAPGGKTTYLSQMIKNQGQIIGRDVYASRLELIKQSMQRLGCTNISLEDQDGCDFSQADEASFDKILLDAPCTGLGVIRRKPEIKYHSTKEGRKALVKMQAILLENAVRYLKPGGELLYSTCTVNKDENENQIKKLLVKFPRLQIIPDNKGNDYTYTSPLIDGCDSFFMCLLKK, from the coding sequence TTGAAAAATATTCGAAAAATTGCCTTAGAAACACTACTGAAAATTGACTATGATGGAGCCTACTCCAATCTGGAAATCAAAAGAACCTTGCAATGCCTTGTCATTAAAGACGAAGACCGTCGCCTTTACTTAAATATTGTTTATGGCTGTCTTCAAAATCAGATTTATTTGGATTATCTAATCAAACAGCAAAGTAGTCGACCCGTAAATAAGTTGCACAAAGAGGTTAGTGAGATATTAAGAATAGCCATCTATCAACTCTATTTTTTGGATAAGATTCCCAATTATGCGATTGTCAATGAATCAGTCAATTTGGCCGCAGAGCTTCAGCCGCAGGCTAAAGGATTCATTAATGGTGTACTGCGAAACATTATGCGAAAAATTGAAAGTGATGGAAAAGAATTTAAATTTGAGAACTGGGGAAATGAAAAGGAAGCATTGTCAATACGCTATTCGGTGCCACTGTGGATTGTCCATAAGTATTATGAAGTTTTTGGTGTGGAAAAAGCCGAGGCAATCATTCCCCTGTTAAATGAAAAACCGCCATTTACGGTGCGCTGTAACACTTTGAAAACATCACAAGATCAATTGATTAAAGACTTTCAGGGTGCCGGGGTCGATGTAATACCCGGAACCTTGTCGCCCAATGCCATCCACCTGACTAACCTGGGGATTTTTGAGAGTAACATTGAAAATTTTCATTTATACCGAGATGGCCATTTTCTAATTCAGGATCAGGCCGCGATGCTGACGGTCGAGCGGTTAAATCCCAAACCGGGGGATCGGGTTTTGGACATGTGTGCGGCACCGGGCGGGAAAACAACCTATCTGAGTCAGATGATAAAAAATCAGGGACAGATCATTGGTCGGGATGTATACGCCAGTCGTCTGGAGCTTATCAAACAAAGCATGCAGCGGCTGGGTTGTACAAATATCAGTCTTGAAGATCAGGATGGCTGTGATTTTTCGCAAGCCGATGAAGCCTCATTTGATAAAATTCTATTGGACGCTCCCTGTACAGGTCTTGGGGTAATCAGACGAAAACCGGAGATAAAATATCATAGTACCAAAGAAGGCCGCAAAGCATTGGTAAAGATGCAGGCGATCTTACTTGAAAATGCCGTCCGCTATCTAAAACCCGGTGGTGAGCTGCTTTATTCAACCTGCACCGTTAACAAAGATGAAAATGAAAATCAAATAAAAAAGCTTTTGGTTAAATTTCCCCGACTGCAGATCATTCCCGATAACAAAGGCAATGACTATACCTATACCAGCCCTCTAATCGATGGCTGCGACAGTTTTTTTATGTGTTTATTAAAAAAATAG
- the rlmN gene encoding 23S rRNA (adenine(2503)-C(2))-methyltransferase RlmN translates to MKENIFGKDISECEGLMIGLGEARYRGQQLYQWLYEKKCENFSEMTNFSCGLREKLSKKYELFHGSIQTKQEDHHDGTKKYLIEQKDGQYIEAVLMHYEHGASLCVSTQVGCNMGCKFCASTRGGKIRDLSAGEILDQIYLVEKEENMRISNVVIMGIGEPLDNYDEVIKFIRIANTGFGIGQRKISLSTCGIIPGIEALADENLQINLAISLHSVFSEQRKVLMPIASRYEFEPLMAACKSYFKKTGRRITYEYALVDGYNDRDEDIVGLIKLLKGSQNHLNLIGLNEIQETDYKESPRLKYFLGELEKYGINVTLRRKMGREIDAACGQLRKKRYEDKVSV, encoded by the coding sequence ATGAAGGAAAATATTTTTGGCAAAGACATCAGTGAGTGTGAAGGACTCATGATCGGCCTTGGTGAAGCCAGGTATCGTGGGCAACAATTGTATCAATGGCTCTATGAGAAAAAATGTGAAAACTTTAGTGAGATGACCAATTTTTCCTGCGGTTTAAGAGAAAAGTTATCAAAAAAATATGAATTATTTCATGGTAGCATTCAAACCAAGCAGGAAGATCATCATGATGGTACAAAAAAATATTTAATTGAGCAAAAAGATGGTCAATACATTGAAGCTGTGTTAATGCACTATGAACATGGCGCTTCGTTATGTGTGTCAACACAGGTTGGATGTAACATGGGGTGTAAATTCTGTGCCTCCACAAGGGGCGGTAAAATCAGAGATTTAAGCGCCGGAGAAATATTGGATCAGATTTATTTAGTAGAAAAAGAAGAAAATATGCGAATTTCTAATGTTGTCATCATGGGGATTGGCGAACCGCTTGATAATTATGATGAAGTGATCAAGTTTATTCGTATTGCCAATACGGGCTTTGGAATCGGTCAACGTAAGATCAGTCTTTCCACCTGTGGAATTATTCCGGGGATCGAAGCTTTAGCGGATGAAAATTTGCAGATTAATCTTGCCATATCGCTGCATTCTGTTTTTTCAGAGCAACGAAAAGTGTTGATGCCAATCGCAAGTCGCTATGAGTTTGAGCCATTGATGGCGGCCTGTAAATCATATTTCAAAAAAACCGGAAGACGCATTACCTATGAGTATGCCCTAGTCGACGGTTATAATGATCGTGATGAAGATATCGTGGGATTGATCAAACTGTTAAAAGGAAGTCAAAACCATTTGAATCTGATTGGTTTAAATGAGATCCAGGAAACGGATTATAAAGAGAGTCCCCGATTAAAATACTTCCTTGGGGAGCTGGAAAAATACGGCATTAATGTTACGTTGAGGCGAAAAATGGGAAGAGAAATTGACGCTGCATGTGGTCAGCTTCGAAAAAAAAGATATGAGGATAAGGTGAGTGTATGA